The following are encoded in a window of Variovorax paradoxus genomic DNA:
- a CDS encoding SDR family oxidoreductase: protein MDQVLLITGGGRGIGAATALLAATRGYAVAVNYASNSLAADEVVRTIRAGGGTAMAVQADVGDEAQVLAMFAKIDAKLGRLTALVNNAGVVDVQARVDEMSVARMERMFRINVIGSFVCAREAVKRMSTTYGGAGGAIVNISSGAARLGSPGQYVDYAASKAAIDTLTIGLAKEVAMEGIRVNAVRPGLIDTEIHASGGMPDRAAELAPTVPMQRTGSPEEIAGAILWLLSPEASYTTMALLDVTGGR, encoded by the coding sequence TTGGACCAGGTGCTCTTGATCACCGGCGGTGGGCGCGGCATCGGTGCCGCCACGGCCTTGCTCGCCGCGACGCGCGGCTACGCCGTGGCCGTGAACTACGCCAGCAACTCGCTGGCCGCCGACGAGGTGGTGCGCACCATCCGCGCAGGCGGCGGCACCGCCATGGCGGTGCAGGCCGACGTGGGCGACGAGGCCCAGGTGCTCGCGATGTTCGCGAAGATCGACGCCAAGCTCGGTCGGCTCACGGCACTCGTGAACAACGCCGGCGTGGTCGACGTGCAGGCGCGCGTCGACGAGATGAGCGTGGCGCGCATGGAGCGCATGTTCCGCATCAATGTGATCGGCAGCTTCGTCTGCGCGCGCGAGGCCGTGAAGCGCATGAGCACGACGTACGGCGGCGCGGGCGGCGCCATCGTCAACATCTCCAGCGGCGCCGCGCGCCTGGGATCGCCGGGCCAGTACGTCGACTATGCGGCCAGCAAGGCCGCCATCGACACCCTGACCATCGGGCTGGCCAAGGAAGTCGCCATGGAAGGCATCCGCGTCAACGCCGTGCGCCCCGGCCTCATCGACACCGAGATCCACGCCTCCGGCGGCATGCCCGACCGCGCCGCCGAACTCGCGCCGACCGTGCCGATGCAGCGCACCGGCAGCCCCGAAGAAATCGCGGGTGCCATCTTGTGGCTGCTCTCGCCCGAGGCCAGCTACACCACCATGGCCCTGCTCGACGTGACCGGAGGACGATAA
- a CDS encoding 2-hydroxychromene-2-carboxylate isomerase has product MHKTIDYYFAPQSPWTYLGHTRFAAIATAAGATVRVRPIDMGSVFPVSGGLPLGKRAPQRQAYRLLELARFSRHLGLPLNPKPKFFPVAGDDAARLIIAVDMHDGTEAAMRISAAVFAAVWVQERNIGDPNLLEALVAECGLPAKRAEQSQSQAVQERYEAYTQEAIDIQVFGAPSYVIDGEIFWGQDRLDFVERALRA; this is encoded by the coding sequence ATGCACAAGACCATCGACTATTACTTTGCGCCACAGAGCCCGTGGACTTATCTGGGGCATACCCGCTTTGCCGCCATTGCAACGGCCGCCGGCGCCACGGTGCGCGTGCGACCCATCGACATGGGCAGCGTGTTCCCCGTGTCGGGCGGGCTGCCGTTGGGCAAGCGCGCACCGCAGCGCCAGGCCTACCGGCTGCTCGAGCTGGCGCGCTTTTCCCGGCACCTGGGCCTGCCGCTGAACCCGAAGCCGAAGTTCTTCCCGGTGGCCGGCGACGATGCGGCGCGGCTGATCATCGCGGTCGACATGCACGACGGCACCGAGGCCGCGATGCGCATCAGCGCCGCGGTGTTCGCGGCCGTGTGGGTGCAGGAGCGGAACATCGGCGACCCGAACCTGCTCGAAGCCCTGGTCGCGGAGTGCGGCCTGCCGGCCAAGCGCGCCGAGCAATCGCAGAGCCAGGCGGTGCAGGAGCGTTACGAGGCTTACACGCAGGAAGCGATCGACATCCAGGTGTTCGGCGCGCCAAGCTACGTGATCGACGGCGAGATCTTCTGGGGCCAGGACCGCCTCGATTTCGTCGAACGCGCATTGCGCGCGTAA
- a CDS encoding dienelactone hydrolase family protein: protein MGQFIDLTAKDGFTFPAYVAEPVGTPRGAVVVVPEIFGVNSHIRSVADGYAADGYLAVAPSTFHRVKPDVELGYSDDDMKTGFGYKTAVEALPAPGVLQDLEAAIAYASKAGKVGIVGYCWGGLLVWRAAALLPGLAAAAPYYGGGMTTPEESARQPKVPVLAQFGNRDHWIPLDTIEAFKKAHPEVEVHVYEADHGFNCDQRGSYNAEAAKPARERVLAFFAKHVG, encoded by the coding sequence ATGGGCCAATTCATCGATCTCACCGCCAAGGATGGCTTCACCTTTCCCGCCTACGTGGCCGAGCCCGTCGGCACGCCGCGCGGCGCCGTGGTGGTGGTGCCGGAAATCTTCGGCGTGAACTCGCACATCCGCTCGGTGGCCGACGGTTATGCGGCCGACGGCTACCTGGCCGTTGCGCCGTCCACCTTCCACCGCGTCAAGCCCGATGTCGAGCTGGGCTACAGCGACGACGACATGAAGACCGGCTTCGGCTACAAGACGGCGGTCGAGGCGCTGCCCGCGCCCGGCGTGCTGCAGGACCTCGAAGCCGCGATTGCCTACGCCTCGAAGGCGGGCAAGGTCGGCATCGTCGGCTACTGCTGGGGCGGCCTGCTGGTCTGGCGCGCCGCGGCCCTGCTGCCGGGCCTGGCCGCTGCCGCGCCTTATTACGGTGGCGGCATGACGACGCCCGAAGAAAGCGCACGCCAGCCGAAGGTGCCGGTGCTCGCGCAGTTCGGCAACCGCGATCACTGGATTCCGCTGGACACCATCGAGGCCTTCAAGAAGGCGCACCCCGAGGTGGAAGTGCATGTGTACGAGGCCGACCACGGCTTCAACTGCGACCAGCGCGGTTCGTACAACGCCGAAGCGGCAAAGCCGGCGCGTGAACGCGTGCTGGCGTTCTTTGCCAAGCACGTCGGCTGA
- a CDS encoding LysR family transcriptional regulator → MDSLDLIKTFREVASHGSFSQAAKRLDMSKATVSKYVAELETRFGVRLLNRSTRSVSLTDAGQLLLERSTPMLEMVELTQAELQERASQPGGRLRISAPHGMGNGEFPDLLADFMRHYPDVSISLQLTNRTVDLAEEGIDVDIRSGPVEDANLIVRKLRLIPMVVCASPVYWKKHGKPAHPQDLANHDALTHSLLGTQPVWRFDDNGQPLDVQVKSRMDCTEGAPLIRVAMRGFGVIYLPSLLVQSHIDSGELVPVLEGYARKDMWLSAAYLQRRHNSAALRALLDFLQTRVGAKK, encoded by the coding sequence ATGGACAGTCTCGATCTGATCAAAACCTTCCGGGAAGTCGCCTCGCACGGCAGCTTCTCCCAGGCCGCCAAGCGGCTCGACATGTCGAAGGCCACGGTCAGCAAATACGTCGCCGAGCTCGAAACCCGCTTCGGCGTGCGCCTGCTCAACCGCTCCACGCGTTCCGTGAGCCTCACCGACGCCGGCCAGCTGCTGCTCGAACGCAGCACGCCGATGCTCGAAATGGTCGAGCTCACCCAGGCCGAACTGCAGGAGCGCGCCAGCCAGCCCGGCGGCCGGCTGCGCATCTCGGCGCCGCACGGCATGGGCAACGGCGAGTTTCCCGACCTGCTGGCCGACTTCATGCGCCACTACCCCGACGTGAGCATCAGCCTGCAGCTGACCAACCGCACCGTCGACCTCGCCGAGGAAGGCATCGACGTCGACATCCGCAGCGGCCCGGTGGAAGACGCCAACCTCATCGTGCGCAAGCTGCGGCTCATTCCCATGGTGGTCTGCGCCTCGCCGGTCTACTGGAAGAAGCACGGCAAGCCCGCGCACCCGCAAGACCTCGCCAACCACGACGCACTCACCCATTCATTGCTGGGCACGCAGCCCGTGTGGCGTTTCGATGACAACGGCCAGCCGCTGGACGTGCAGGTCAAGAGCCGCATGGATTGCACCGAAGGCGCGCCGCTGATCCGCGTCGCGATGCGCGGCTTCGGCGTGATCTACCTGCCCTCGCTGCTCGTGCAGTCGCACATCGACAGCGGCGAGCTGGTGCCGGTGCTCGAAGGCTATGCGCGCAAGGACATGTGGCTGTCGGCCGCCTACCTGCAGCGGCGCCACAACAGCGCGGCGCTGCGCGCGCTGCTCGACTTCTTGCAGACCCGGGTCGGCGCCAAGAAATAG
- a CDS encoding DUF4148 domain-containing protein: MKTSHIFAAAALTLLAATGVQAETYQGVTQVISSKSRDEVNAEAQRTAAAPNQNVVRGSRGAETVAVSKDRSIVEAEAIRTAYAPDQNVTSGSRVNSKVVSTMVNPMDARVQAQQGSGAVAK, translated from the coding sequence ATGAAGACCTCGCACATTTTCGCAGCCGCCGCCCTGACCCTCCTGGCCGCCACCGGCGTCCAAGCCGAGACGTACCAAGGCGTGACCCAAGTGATCTCGTCCAAGAGCCGCGACGAAGTCAACGCCGAAGCCCAGCGCACCGCCGCAGCCCCGAACCAGAACGTCGTGCGCGGTTCGCGCGGTGCGGAAACCGTGGCCGTGTCGAAGGACCGTTCGATCGTCGAAGCCGAAGCCATCCGCACCGCCTACGCTCCGGACCAGAACGTGACCTCGGGCTCGCGCGTCAACAGCAAGGTCGTCTCGACCATGGTGAACCCGATGGACGCACGCGTTCAAGCCCAGCAAGGTTCGGGCGCCGTCGCCAAGTAA
- a CDS encoding magnesium transporter CorA family protein → MRIFEISRSQVSEHASLAPLAVPGACSAASYLWISLTRDEFRAAQPEVQQILQTLCQTQLVDLHVADLLNDQLPSHYDYTSQYDVLVFRRLATGNGAETPNTSEPSVPQRPSRGGPPVLRRIDTRPVGFAVFDRVLLSVHPEDGTVRDAFAARLLAAASPDDRGTPALDVRATSARLPTSPADLMLRIVNLIVDGYLDMRRELTKQLDHWQTELIDPRSRFTNWSALMEARQSLHRLDEICEDQRAAMQDWIDSLETLPTPQGEVAQRERELIMVRSRDVLEHIQRVVHHVHRLEQNAETAVQMHFSVQGHRANDIMRVLTALTAIFLPLNLIAGIFGMNFEFIPLVHKADGFWIAMSAMLVIAVVLVVVFWRKRYLARTR, encoded by the coding sequence ATGCGCATCTTCGAAATCAGCCGCTCGCAGGTCAGCGAGCACGCCTCGCTGGCGCCGCTGGCCGTGCCGGGCGCCTGCAGCGCCGCCAGCTACCTCTGGATTTCGCTGACGCGCGACGAATTCCGCGCCGCCCAGCCCGAGGTGCAGCAGATCCTGCAGACGCTGTGCCAGACCCAGCTCGTCGACCTGCACGTGGCCGACCTGCTCAACGACCAGCTGCCCTCGCACTACGACTACACCTCGCAGTACGACGTGCTGGTGTTCCGCCGCCTGGCCACGGGCAACGGCGCTGAAACCCCAAACACCAGCGAGCCGTCGGTGCCGCAGCGCCCGTCGCGCGGCGGCCCGCCGGTGCTGCGCCGCATCGACACGCGCCCGGTTGGCTTCGCGGTATTCGACCGCGTGCTGCTCTCGGTCCACCCCGAAGACGGCACCGTGCGCGACGCTTTCGCCGCCCGGCTGCTGGCGGCCGCTTCGCCCGACGACCGCGGCACGCCCGCGCTCGACGTGCGCGCCACCTCGGCCCGCCTGCCGACCAGCCCGGCCGACCTGATGCTGCGCATCGTCAACCTGATCGTCGACGGCTACCTCGACATGCGCCGCGAACTCACGAAGCAGCTCGACCACTGGCAGACCGAACTCATCGACCCGCGCAGCCGCTTCACCAACTGGAGCGCGCTCATGGAGGCACGCCAGTCGCTGCACCGCCTCGACGAGATCTGCGAAGACCAGCGCGCCGCCATGCAGGACTGGATCGATTCGCTCGAAACACTGCCCACCCCGCAAGGCGAGGTGGCGCAGCGCGAGCGTGAACTGATCATGGTGCGCAGCCGCGACGTGCTGGAACACATCCAGCGCGTGGTGCACCACGTGCACCGGCTCGAGCAGAACGCCGAGACCGCCGTGCAGATGCACTTCAGCGTCCAGGGCCACCGGGCCAACGACATCATGCGGGTGCTGACCGCGCTCACCGCCATCTTCCTGCCGCTGAACCTCATCGCGGGCATCTTCGGCATGAACTTCGAGTTCATTCCGCTCGTGCACAAGGCCGACGGCTTCTGGATCGCGATGTCGGCCATGCTGGTCATCGCGGTGGTGCTGGTCGTGGTGTTCTGGCGCAAGCGCTACCTCGCCCGCACGCGCTGA
- the hemB gene encoding porphobilinogen synthase, with product MFPAGRPRRLRRDAFTRNLVREHALTTNDLIYPVFVQEGEKRRDAVASMPGVERLSLDLLLPVAEQCVQAGIPVMALFPVIDASLKTPAGDEAFNPDGLIPRVVAALKARFPELGIMTDVALDPYTSHGQDGLLDDTGYILNDATVEVLVKQALTQSQAGVDIVAPSDMMDGRIGAIRTALEARGDVHTRIMAYSAKYASAFYGPFRDAVGSSATLGKSNKKVYQMDPGNSDEALREVAIDIAEGADMVMVKPGMPYLDIVRRVKDEFHVPTFAYQVSGEYAMLKAAAQNGWLDHDAVVLESLLAFKRAGADGVLTYFALDAARLLQK from the coding sequence ATGTTCCCCGCCGGCCGCCCGCGACGGCTGCGCCGCGACGCCTTCACCCGCAACCTGGTGCGCGAGCATGCGCTGACGACGAACGACCTGATCTACCCGGTGTTCGTGCAGGAAGGCGAAAAGCGCCGCGACGCCGTGGCCTCGATGCCCGGCGTGGAGCGCCTGAGCCTCGATCTGCTGCTGCCCGTGGCCGAGCAGTGCGTGCAGGCCGGCATTCCGGTGATGGCGCTGTTCCCGGTGATCGATGCCAGCCTCAAGACGCCCGCGGGCGACGAGGCCTTCAACCCCGACGGGCTGATTCCCCGCGTGGTGGCTGCGCTCAAGGCGCGCTTTCCCGAGCTGGGCATCATGACCGACGTGGCGCTCGACCCCTACACCAGCCACGGCCAGGACGGCCTGCTCGACGACACCGGCTACATCCTCAACGACGCCACCGTTGAAGTGCTGGTGAAGCAGGCACTCACACAATCGCAAGCTGGCGTCGATATTGTGGCCCCGAGCGACATGATGGACGGCCGCATCGGCGCGATCCGCACCGCGCTCGAAGCCCGCGGCGACGTGCACACGCGCATCATGGCCTACAGCGCCAAGTACGCCAGCGCCTTCTACGGCCCGTTCCGCGACGCCGTCGGCTCGTCCGCCACGCTCGGCAAGAGCAACAAGAAGGTCTACCAGATGGACCCCGGCAACAGCGACGAGGCCCTGCGAGAGGTCGCCATCGACATCGCCGAAGGCGCCGACATGGTCATGGTGAAGCCCGGCATGCCCTACCTGGACATCGTGCGCCGCGTGAAGGACGAGTTCCACGTGCCCACCTTCGCCTACCAGGTGAGCGGCGAGTACGCCATGCTGAAGGCGGCCGCCCAGAACGGCTGGCTCGACCACGACGCCGTGGTGCTCGAAAGCCTGCTGGCCTTCAAGCGCGCCGGCGCCGATGGCGTGCTGACCTACTTCGCGCTTGACGCCGCCCGGTTGCTACAAAAATAA
- a CDS encoding CopD family protein: MLWVKSLHIVFIASWFAGLFYLPRIFVNLAMVPPESVAERERLLLMARKLLRFTTFLAVPALVFGAWLWLGYGIGRGPGNGWMHAKLALVLVAIGYHHGCGVLLRRFAAGGNRRSDRWYRWFNELPVLLLLGIVILVVVKPF; encoded by the coding sequence ATGCTCTGGGTCAAATCTCTTCACATTGTTTTCATTGCCAGCTGGTTTGCCGGACTGTTCTATCTGCCGCGGATCTTCGTCAACCTGGCGATGGTGCCGCCCGAGTCGGTCGCGGAGCGCGAACGCCTGCTGCTGATGGCGCGCAAGCTGCTGCGATTCACGACCTTCCTGGCGGTGCCGGCGCTGGTGTTCGGTGCCTGGCTCTGGCTGGGCTACGGCATCGGTCGCGGCCCGGGCAACGGCTGGATGCACGCCAAATTGGCGTTGGTGCTGGTGGCCATCGGCTATCACCACGGCTGCGGCGTGCTGCTGCGCCGCTTCGCTGCAGGCGGCAACCGCCGCAGCGACCGCTGGTACCGCTGGTTCAACGAGCTGCCCGTGCTGCTGCTGCTGGGCATCGTGATCCTGGTGGTGGTGAAGCCTTTCTGA
- a CDS encoding VanZ family protein, producing the protein MPHKSAAFPLALAYAALIVYASLYPFADWRDQGIAPWAYLSAPWPKYWTGFDFGVNVAGYVPFGFLCALSVLRTGSSPSVWRGLLRATVAGAAIAFAMETLQSYLPARIPSNVDLGLNTAGTVLGAVLAAALERLGAVAHWGRARSQWFVEDARGGLVLLALWPFALLFPAAVTFGLGQVFERLEATISEWLLDTPFIDWLPVRQFELEPLVPAVELLCVMLGALVPCLLGYLVARTVVQRAVLLPLILLAGMAASALSAAMSYGPEHAWAWLELPVQIGLAAAVFAGVLLLFAPRRLCGALLLMGLVLQLSLLNQAPESAYFAQTLATWEQGRFIRFHGLAQWLGWCWPFAVLVYVLAALSRRRRPASPAS; encoded by the coding sequence ATGCCGCACAAGTCTGCCGCGTTCCCCCTGGCGCTGGCGTATGCGGCGCTGATCGTCTATGCCAGCCTGTACCCGTTTGCCGACTGGCGTGACCAGGGGATCGCGCCCTGGGCCTACCTGTCGGCGCCCTGGCCCAAGTACTGGACGGGTTTCGACTTCGGGGTGAACGTGGCGGGCTACGTGCCCTTCGGATTCCTGTGCGCGCTGAGCGTGCTGCGCACGGGCAGCAGTCCCAGTGTGTGGCGTGGGTTGTTGCGCGCCACCGTGGCGGGCGCGGCGATCGCCTTTGCCATGGAGACGCTGCAAAGCTATCTGCCGGCGCGCATTCCTTCCAATGTCGACCTGGGGCTGAACACCGCCGGGACGGTGCTCGGCGCCGTGCTGGCCGCGGCGCTGGAGCGGCTGGGCGCGGTCGCCCACTGGGGTCGCGCGCGCTCGCAGTGGTTCGTCGAGGACGCGCGCGGCGGGCTCGTGCTGCTGGCGCTCTGGCCCTTTGCCCTGCTGTTTCCTGCCGCCGTCACCTTCGGCCTCGGCCAGGTCTTCGAGCGGCTGGAGGCGACGATTTCCGAGTGGCTGCTCGACACGCCCTTCATCGACTGGCTGCCCGTGCGCCAGTTCGAACTGGAGCCGCTGGTGCCGGCCGTGGAGTTGCTGTGCGTGATGCTCGGGGCGCTGGTGCCGTGCCTGCTGGGCTATCTGGTGGCACGCACCGTGGTGCAGCGCGCGGTGCTGCTGCCGCTGATCCTGCTTGCAGGCATGGCGGCCTCGGCCTTGTCGGCGGCCATGAGCTACGGTCCCGAGCATGCGTGGGCGTGGCTCGAGCTGCCGGTGCAGATCGGGCTGGCCGCGGCGGTGTTCGCAGGCGTGCTGCTGCTGTTCGCGCCGCGCCGCTTGTGTGGCGCGCTGCTGCTCATGGGGCTCGTGCTTCAGCTGAGCCTTCTGAACCAGGCGCCCGAGAGCGCCTACTTTGCGCAGACCCTGGCCACCTGGGAGCAGGGCCGCTTCATCCGTTTCCATGGCCTGGCCCAGTGGCTGGGCTGGTGCTGGCCCTTCGCGGTGCTGGTGTATGTGCTGGCCGCACTGTCGCGCCGCCGCCGTCCTGCATCGCCTGCGTCCTGA
- a CDS encoding (2Fe-2S) ferredoxin domain-containing protein: MPSTTPAAPPGYYGRHIFFCLNERKNGEDSCALHNAQEGFDRCKAKVKEQGLAGPGKVRVNKAGCLDRCAGGPVAVVYPEAVWYTFVDAEDIDEIVESHLKNGQVVERLVLPPDVGR, translated from the coding sequence ATGCCCAGCACCACTCCCGCCGCGCCGCCCGGCTACTACGGCCGCCACATCTTCTTCTGCCTGAACGAACGCAAGAACGGCGAGGACTCCTGCGCCCTGCACAACGCGCAGGAGGGCTTCGACCGCTGCAAGGCCAAGGTGAAAGAACAGGGGCTCGCCGGGCCCGGCAAGGTGCGCGTCAACAAGGCCGGCTGTCTCGACCGCTGCGCGGGCGGGCCCGTGGCGGTGGTCTATCCCGAGGCCGTCTGGTACACCTTCGTGGACGCGGAAGACATCGACGAGATCGTCGAGTCGCACCTGAAGAACGGCCAGGTCGTCGAGCGGCTGGTGTTGCCGCCCGACGTCGGCCGCTGA